One stretch of Equus caballus isolate H_3958 breed thoroughbred chromosome 24, TB-T2T, whole genome shotgun sequence DNA includes these proteins:
- the PLEKHG3 gene encoding pleckstrin homology domain-containing family G member 3 isoform X9, with translation MPVSASLRQDGSQERPVSLSSSTSSSGSSRDSRGAMEEPNASEAAAENGAGSPRGRHPPNSNNNSSGWLNRRGPLSPFNSRAAAAPAHKLSYLGRVVREIVETERMYVQDLRSIVEDYLLKIIDTPGLLKPEQVSALFGNIENIYALNSQLLRDLDSCNSDPVAVASCFVERSQEFDIYTQYCNNYPNSVAALTECMRDKQQAKFFRDRQELLQHSLPLGSYLLKPVQRILKYHLLLQEIAKHFDEEEDGFEVVEDAIDTMTCVAWYINDMKRRHEHAVRLQEIQSLLINWKGPDLTIYGELVLEGTFRVHRVRNERTFFLFDKALLITKKRGDHFVYKGHIPCSSLMLIESTRDSLCFTVTHYKHSKQQYSIQAKTVEEKRSWTHHIKRLILENHHTTIPQKAKEAILEMDSYYPNRYRHSPERLKKAWSSQDEVSTHMQQGRRQSEPHQPPYSRATLPSRQRGLVVPGLKGRRKSEPTRHLLRQLSEKARAAGMKHAGSAGTLLDFGQPAHPRGLQPEAEGAAQEEQEEEEEEVVEEEEEEEEEQAFQVSLEDLAGHEGSEKGARPEPPGSEEEEEESLAVAEQAKGRRESEGSKSCRSPSGRSPTRAEKRMSFESASSLPEVEPDPESGTEQEVFATVEGPSTEEMPSDSESPEVLDAQLDVHQELLGLDHPGGIVDFVVAESTEDLKALSSEEEEEEPESLLPPSVLDQASVIAERFVSSFSRRSSLALEDSKSSGFGTPRLTSRSSSVLSLEGSEKGLARGGSTSDPLGSQLPQEVDTTVGAAMESGPSVNGTQPPSPGCPVEPDKSSCKKKESMLSTRDRLLLDKIKSYYENAEHHDAGFSIRRRESLSYIPKGLVRNSVSRFNSLPKPDPEPVAPLGHKRQAGSRPASWALFDLPGPGEAGAGEPAPITDAEFRPSSEIVKIWEGMESSGGSPRKGPGQGQANGFDLHEPLFILEEHELGAITEESATASPESVSPTERPSPAHLARELKELVKELSNGTQGELVAPLHPRIVQLSHVMDSRVSERVKNKVYQLARQYSLRIKSKSVTARPPLQWEKAAATVPRLQEEAGAPSGGSGRRKPVLSLLNPEQPTTGQEPSPPKPCSAGETSPRRFSCSPSAASPRTPSSGVRPSSRSPLSPFNTETFHWPDVRELCSKYASYDESLQAEGSRPRGPPVYRSRSVPESIVEPPLPGRAGRCSSLSSQRARAGLEAAQLQPPGALPPGGPAAEGALYVTADLTLDNNRRVIVMEKGPLPQPPVGLEDGGGHGPSLPAARVGQGQDFQESAEYRPKEEGPRDPADPSQQGRVRNLREKFQALNSVG, from the exons ATGcccgtctctgcctccctccGCCAGGATGGCAGCCAGGAGCGGCCGGTGAGCCTGAGCTCCAGCACCTCCTCGTCGGGCTCCTCCCGTGACAGCCGCGGCGCCATGGAGGAGCCCAATGCCTCCGAGGCTGCAGCCGAGAACGGGGCGGGCTCCCCACGCGGCCGGCATCCCcccaacagcaacaacaactCCAGCGGCTGGCTGAACAGGAGGGGGCCCCTGTCCCCGTTCAACAGCCGGGCGGCCGCAGCGCCTGCGCACAAGCTCAGCTACCTGGGCCGAGTGGTGCGGGAGATCGTGGAAACGGAGCGCATGTACGTGCAGGACCTGCGCAGCATCGTTGAG GACTACCTCTTGAAGATCATCGACACgcccgggctgctgaagccagAACAAGTCAGTGCCCTCTTTGGGAACATAGAAAACATCTACGCACTGAACAG CCAGCTACTCAGAGACCTGGACAGCTGCAATAGTGACCCCGTGGCTGTGGCCAGCTGCTTTGTGGAAAGG AGCCAGGAGTTTGATATCTACACCCAGTACTGCAACAACTACCCCAA CTCGGTGGCAGCCCTGACGGAGTGCATGCGGGACAAGCAGCAGGCCAAGTTCTTCCGGGACCGGCAGGAGCTGCTGCAGCACTCACTGCCCTTGGGCTCCTACCTGCTGAAGCCTGTGCAGCGCATCCTCAAGTACCACCTGCTGCTCCAG GAAATTGCAAAACATTTTGATGAAGAAGAGGATGGCTTTGAGGTGGTAGAGGATGCCATTGACACCATGACCTGTGTGGCCTGGTACATCAACGACATGAAGAGGAGGCACGAGCATGCAGTCCGGCTCCAG GAGATTCAGTCGCTGCTTATCAACTGGAAGGGGCCAGACCTGACCATCTATGGGGAGCTCGTCCTGGAGGGCACGTTCCGTGTGCACCGCGTGCGCAACGAGAGGACCTTCTTCCTCTTTGACAAAGCGCTGCTTATCACCAAGAAGCGGGGCGATCACTTTGTCTACAAGGGTCACATCCCG TGCTCCTCCCTAATGCTGATTGAAAGCACCAGAGATTCCCTGTGCTTCACCGTCACCCACTACAAGCACAGCAAGCAGCAGTACAGCATCCAG GCCAAAACAGTGGAGGAGAAACGGAGCTGGACTCACCACATCAAGAGGCTCATCCTGGAGAATCACCATACCACCATCCCCCAGAAG GCCAAGGAAGCCATCCTGGAAATGGATTCCTACT ATCCCAATCGGTACCGGCATAGCCCAGAGCGGCTGAAGAAGGCTTGGTCCTCCCAGGATGAGGTGTCTACCCACATGCAGCAGGGCCGCCGGCAGTCAG AGCCTCATCAGCCCCCGTACAGCCGGGCAACACTCCCCAGCAGGCAGCGAGGCCTCGTAGTGCCAGGCCTTAAGGGCCGCAGAAAGTCGG aGCCAACCAGACACCTGCTCAGGCAACTCAGTGAGAAAG CCAGAGCAGCGGGAATGAAG CATGCGGGCAGTGCCGGCACTCTCCTGGACTTTGGGCAGCCCGCCCATCCTCGGGGCCTGCAGCCGGAGGCTGAAGGGGCTgcccaggaggagcaggaggaagaggaggaggaggtggtggaggaggaggaggaggaggaggaggagcaggcctTTCAGGTCTCTCTGGAGGACCTGGCAGGGCATGAAGGCAGCGAGAAGGGGGCCAGGCCGGAGCCCCCAGgctcggaggaggaggaggaggagagcctggCAGTGGCGGAGCAG GCAAAGGGGCGCAGGGAGTCTGAAGGCTCCAAGAGCTGCAGAAGCCCCAGCGGTCGCTCTCCAACCCGTGCTGAGAAGCGCATGAGCTTTGAGTCGGCCTCCTCCTTGCCAGAG GTTGAGCCAGACCCTGAGTCTGGGACAGAGCAGGAGGTGTTTGCCACTGTGGAAGGTCCCAGCACCGAGGAGATGCCCTCAGACTCAGAGTCTCCAGAAGTCCTGGATGCACAGCTTGACGTCCATCAGGAGCTGCTGGGGCTGGACCACCCAGGTGGCATAGTGGACTTCGTGGTGGCTGAGAGCACTGAGGACCTTAAGGCCCTGagcagtgaggaggaggaggaggagcccgAGAGCCTCCTGCCCCCCTCTGTGTTGGACCAGGCCAGTGTCATTGCTGAGCGGTTCGTCAGCAGCTTCTCTCGGCGGAGCAGCCTGGCGCTGGAGGACAGCAAGTCAAGTGGCTTCGGGACCCCGAGACTCACCAGCCGGAGCAGCAGTGTGCTCAGCCTAGAGGGCAGCGAGAAGGGCCTGGCCCGAGGTGGTAGCACCTCAGACCCCCTCGGCTCTCAGCTCCCCCAGGAAGTCGACACTACTGTGGGGGCGGCCATGGAGAGCGGCCCTTCTGTCAATGGGACACAGCCCCCAAGCCCAGGCTGCCCAGTGGAGCCAGACAAGTCTTCCTGCAAGAAGAAGGAATCTATGCTCTCCACCCGAGACCGGCTGTTGCTGGACAAAATCAAGAGCTACTACGAAAACGCAGAGCATCATGATGCGGGTTTTAGCATCCGGCGCCGGGAGAGCCTTTCCTACATCCCCAAAGGGCTGGTGAGAAACTCTGTCTCCAGGTTCAACAGCCTTCCCAAGCCGGACCCGGAGCCAGTGGCTCCGCTGGGCCACAAGAGACAGGCAGGCTCCCGGCCGGCTTCGTGGGCCCTGTTTGACCTCCCAGGACCAGGCGAGGCGGGCGCTGGGGAGCCAGCTCCTATCACAGATGCTGAGTTCCGCCCATCTTCAGAAATTGTTAAGATCTGGGAGGGAATGGAGTCTTCTGGGGGGAGCCCTCGGAAGGGGCCAGGCCAAGGCCAGGCCAATGGCTTTGACCTGCACGAGCCACTCTTCATCCTGGAGGAGCATGAGCTGGGGGCCATCACCGAGGAGTCAGCCACTGCCTCACCGGAGAGTGTCTCCCCGACTGAGCGGCCCAGCCCGGCCCACCTGGCgcgggagctgaaggagctgGTGAAGGAGCTGAGCAATGGCACCCAGGGGGAGCTGGTGGCCCCATTGCACCCCCGCATTGTGCAGCTCTCCCACGTGATGGACAGCCGCGTGAGCGAGCGAGTCAAGAACAAAGTCTACCAGCTGGCCCGCCAGTACAGTCTCCGGATCAAGAGCAAGTCAGTGACGGCCAGACCGCCACTGCAGTGGGAGAAGGCGGCTGCCACCGTTCCCCGCCTGCAGGAGGAGGCTGGAGCGCCGTCAGGTGGCTCAG GTAGGAGAAAGCCGGTGCTGTCCCTCCTCAACCCCGAGCAGCCGACGACAGGCCAGGAGCCCAGCCCGCCCAAGCCCTGCTCTGCCGGGGAGACGTCGCCACGGCGCTTCTCCTGCAGCCCCTCTGCTGCCAGCCCAAGGACCCCCTCCTCTGGTGTCCGGCCCTCCTCGAGAAGCCCCCTCAGCCCCTTCAATACTGAGACCTTCCACTGGCCTGACGTGCGGGAGCTCTGCTCCAAGTACGCCTCCTACGACGAGTCACTCCAGGCTGAGGGCAGCCGGCCCCGCGGCCCGCCCGTCTACCGCAGCCGCTCGGTGCCCGAGAGCATAGTGGAGCCGCCTCTGCCGGGCAGGGCGGGCCGCTGCAGCAGCCTGAGCTCCCAGAGGGCCCGCGCAGGCCTGGAGGCCGCCcagctgcagcctcctggggCGCTGCCCCCAGGCGGGCCGGCCGCAGAGGGGGCCCTGTACGTGACCGCAGACCTCACCCTGGACAACAACCGGCGGGTGATTGTCATGGAGAAggggcccctgccccagccccctgtGGGGCTGGAGGACGGCGGTGGGCACGGACCAAGCCTGCCAGCggccagggtggggcagggccaggatttCCAGGAGTCTGCAGAGTATCGGCCAAAGGAAGAGGGTCCCAGGGACCCAGCGGACCCCAGCCAGCAGGGGAGAGTGAGAAACCTGCGGGAGAAATTCCAGGCCTTGAACTCCGTAGGTTGA
- the PLEKHG3 gene encoding pleckstrin homology domain-containing family G member 3 isoform X4, whose protein sequence is MPVSASLRQDGSQERPVSLSSSTSSSGSSRDSRGAMEEPNASEAAAENGAGSPRGRHPPNSNNNSSGWLNRRGPLSPFNSRAAAAPAHKLSYLGRVVREIVETERMYVQDLRSIVEDYLLKIIDTPGLLKPEQVSALFGNIENIYALNSQLLRDLDSCNSDPVAVASCFVERSQEFDIYTQYCNNYPNSVAALTECMRDKQQAKFFRDRQELLQHSLPLGSYLLKPVQRILKYHLLLQEIAKHFDEEEDGFEVVEDAIDTMTCVAWYINDMKRRHEHAVRLQEIQSLLINWKGPDLTIYGELVLEGTFRVHRVRNERTFFLFDKALLITKKRGDHFVYKGHIPCSSLMLIESTRDSLCFTVTHYKHSKQQYSIQAKTVEEKRSWTHHIKRLILENHHTTIPQKAKEAILEMDSYYPNRYRHSPERLKKAWSSQDEVSTHMQQGRRQSEPHQPPYSRATLPSRQRGLVVPGLKGRRKSEPTRHLLRQLSEKARAAGMKHAGSAGTLLDFGQPAHPRGLQPEAEGAAQEEQEEEEEEVVEEEEEEEEEQAFQVSLEDLAGHEGSEKGARPEPPGSEEEEEESLAVAEQVADFASSLLAALHCWHYRANALLFSRGAMAKGRRESEGSKSCRSPSGRSPTRAEKRMSFESASSLPEVEPDPESGTEQEVFATVEGPSTEEMPSDSESPEVLDAQLDVHQELLGLDHPGGIVDFVVAESTEDLKALSSEEEEEEPESLLPPSVLDQASVIAERFVSSFSRRSSLALEDSKSSGFGTPRLTSRSSSVLSLEGSEKGLARGGSTSDPLGSQLPQEVDTTVGAAMESGPSVNGTQPPSPGCPVEPDKSSCKKKESMLSTRDRLLLDKIKSYYENAEHHDAGFSIRRRESLSYIPKGLVRNSVSRFNSLPKPDPEPVAPLGHKRQAGSRPASWALFDLPGPGEAGAGEPAPITDAEFRPSSEIVKIWEGMESSGGSPRKGPGQGQANGFDLHEPLFILEEHELGAITEESATASPESVSPTERPSPAHLARELKELVKELSNGTQGELVAPLHPRIVQLSHVMDSRVSERVKNKVYQLARQYSLRIKSKSVTARPPLQWEKAAATVPRLQEEAGAPSGGSGRRKPVLSLLNPEQPTTGQEPSPPKPCSAGETSPRRFSCSPSAASPRTPSSGVRPSSRSPLSPFNTETFHWPDVRELCSKYASYDESLQAEGSRPRGPPVYRSRSVPESIVEPPLPGRAGRCSSLSSQRARAGLEAAQLQPPGALPPGGPAAEGALYVTADLTLDNNRRVIVMEKGPLPQPPVGLEDGGGHGPSLPAARVGQGQDFQESAEYRPKEEGPRDPADPSQQGRVRNLREKFQALNSVG, encoded by the exons ATGcccgtctctgcctccctccGCCAGGATGGCAGCCAGGAGCGGCCGGTGAGCCTGAGCTCCAGCACCTCCTCGTCGGGCTCCTCCCGTGACAGCCGCGGCGCCATGGAGGAGCCCAATGCCTCCGAGGCTGCAGCCGAGAACGGGGCGGGCTCCCCACGCGGCCGGCATCCCcccaacagcaacaacaactCCAGCGGCTGGCTGAACAGGAGGGGGCCCCTGTCCCCGTTCAACAGCCGGGCGGCCGCAGCGCCTGCGCACAAGCTCAGCTACCTGGGCCGAGTGGTGCGGGAGATCGTGGAAACGGAGCGCATGTACGTGCAGGACCTGCGCAGCATCGTTGAG GACTACCTCTTGAAGATCATCGACACgcccgggctgctgaagccagAACAAGTCAGTGCCCTCTTTGGGAACATAGAAAACATCTACGCACTGAACAG CCAGCTACTCAGAGACCTGGACAGCTGCAATAGTGACCCCGTGGCTGTGGCCAGCTGCTTTGTGGAAAGG AGCCAGGAGTTTGATATCTACACCCAGTACTGCAACAACTACCCCAA CTCGGTGGCAGCCCTGACGGAGTGCATGCGGGACAAGCAGCAGGCCAAGTTCTTCCGGGACCGGCAGGAGCTGCTGCAGCACTCACTGCCCTTGGGCTCCTACCTGCTGAAGCCTGTGCAGCGCATCCTCAAGTACCACCTGCTGCTCCAG GAAATTGCAAAACATTTTGATGAAGAAGAGGATGGCTTTGAGGTGGTAGAGGATGCCATTGACACCATGACCTGTGTGGCCTGGTACATCAACGACATGAAGAGGAGGCACGAGCATGCAGTCCGGCTCCAG GAGATTCAGTCGCTGCTTATCAACTGGAAGGGGCCAGACCTGACCATCTATGGGGAGCTCGTCCTGGAGGGCACGTTCCGTGTGCACCGCGTGCGCAACGAGAGGACCTTCTTCCTCTTTGACAAAGCGCTGCTTATCACCAAGAAGCGGGGCGATCACTTTGTCTACAAGGGTCACATCCCG TGCTCCTCCCTAATGCTGATTGAAAGCACCAGAGATTCCCTGTGCTTCACCGTCACCCACTACAAGCACAGCAAGCAGCAGTACAGCATCCAG GCCAAAACAGTGGAGGAGAAACGGAGCTGGACTCACCACATCAAGAGGCTCATCCTGGAGAATCACCATACCACCATCCCCCAGAAG GCCAAGGAAGCCATCCTGGAAATGGATTCCTACT ATCCCAATCGGTACCGGCATAGCCCAGAGCGGCTGAAGAAGGCTTGGTCCTCCCAGGATGAGGTGTCTACCCACATGCAGCAGGGCCGCCGGCAGTCAG AGCCTCATCAGCCCCCGTACAGCCGGGCAACACTCCCCAGCAGGCAGCGAGGCCTCGTAGTGCCAGGCCTTAAGGGCCGCAGAAAGTCGG aGCCAACCAGACACCTGCTCAGGCAACTCAGTGAGAAAG CCAGAGCAGCGGGAATGAAG CATGCGGGCAGTGCCGGCACTCTCCTGGACTTTGGGCAGCCCGCCCATCCTCGGGGCCTGCAGCCGGAGGCTGAAGGGGCTgcccaggaggagcaggaggaagaggaggaggaggtggtggaggaggaggaggaggaggaggaggagcaggcctTTCAGGTCTCTCTGGAGGACCTGGCAGGGCATGAAGGCAGCGAGAAGGGGGCCAGGCCGGAGCCCCCAGgctcggaggaggaggaggaggagagcctggCAGTGGCGGAGCAGGTAGCCGACTTTGCCAGCTCCCTGCTGGCCGCCCTCCACTGCTGGCACTATCGGGCCAACGCTTTACTTTTCTCCCGGGGCGCTATG GCAAAGGGGCGCAGGGAGTCTGAAGGCTCCAAGAGCTGCAGAAGCCCCAGCGGTCGCTCTCCAACCCGTGCTGAGAAGCGCATGAGCTTTGAGTCGGCCTCCTCCTTGCCAGAG GTTGAGCCAGACCCTGAGTCTGGGACAGAGCAGGAGGTGTTTGCCACTGTGGAAGGTCCCAGCACCGAGGAGATGCCCTCAGACTCAGAGTCTCCAGAAGTCCTGGATGCACAGCTTGACGTCCATCAGGAGCTGCTGGGGCTGGACCACCCAGGTGGCATAGTGGACTTCGTGGTGGCTGAGAGCACTGAGGACCTTAAGGCCCTGagcagtgaggaggaggaggaggagcccgAGAGCCTCCTGCCCCCCTCTGTGTTGGACCAGGCCAGTGTCATTGCTGAGCGGTTCGTCAGCAGCTTCTCTCGGCGGAGCAGCCTGGCGCTGGAGGACAGCAAGTCAAGTGGCTTCGGGACCCCGAGACTCACCAGCCGGAGCAGCAGTGTGCTCAGCCTAGAGGGCAGCGAGAAGGGCCTGGCCCGAGGTGGTAGCACCTCAGACCCCCTCGGCTCTCAGCTCCCCCAGGAAGTCGACACTACTGTGGGGGCGGCCATGGAGAGCGGCCCTTCTGTCAATGGGACACAGCCCCCAAGCCCAGGCTGCCCAGTGGAGCCAGACAAGTCTTCCTGCAAGAAGAAGGAATCTATGCTCTCCACCCGAGACCGGCTGTTGCTGGACAAAATCAAGAGCTACTACGAAAACGCAGAGCATCATGATGCGGGTTTTAGCATCCGGCGCCGGGAGAGCCTTTCCTACATCCCCAAAGGGCTGGTGAGAAACTCTGTCTCCAGGTTCAACAGCCTTCCCAAGCCGGACCCGGAGCCAGTGGCTCCGCTGGGCCACAAGAGACAGGCAGGCTCCCGGCCGGCTTCGTGGGCCCTGTTTGACCTCCCAGGACCAGGCGAGGCGGGCGCTGGGGAGCCAGCTCCTATCACAGATGCTGAGTTCCGCCCATCTTCAGAAATTGTTAAGATCTGGGAGGGAATGGAGTCTTCTGGGGGGAGCCCTCGGAAGGGGCCAGGCCAAGGCCAGGCCAATGGCTTTGACCTGCACGAGCCACTCTTCATCCTGGAGGAGCATGAGCTGGGGGCCATCACCGAGGAGTCAGCCACTGCCTCACCGGAGAGTGTCTCCCCGACTGAGCGGCCCAGCCCGGCCCACCTGGCgcgggagctgaaggagctgGTGAAGGAGCTGAGCAATGGCACCCAGGGGGAGCTGGTGGCCCCATTGCACCCCCGCATTGTGCAGCTCTCCCACGTGATGGACAGCCGCGTGAGCGAGCGAGTCAAGAACAAAGTCTACCAGCTGGCCCGCCAGTACAGTCTCCGGATCAAGAGCAAGTCAGTGACGGCCAGACCGCCACTGCAGTGGGAGAAGGCGGCTGCCACCGTTCCCCGCCTGCAGGAGGAGGCTGGAGCGCCGTCAGGTGGCTCAG GTAGGAGAAAGCCGGTGCTGTCCCTCCTCAACCCCGAGCAGCCGACGACAGGCCAGGAGCCCAGCCCGCCCAAGCCCTGCTCTGCCGGGGAGACGTCGCCACGGCGCTTCTCCTGCAGCCCCTCTGCTGCCAGCCCAAGGACCCCCTCCTCTGGTGTCCGGCCCTCCTCGAGAAGCCCCCTCAGCCCCTTCAATACTGAGACCTTCCACTGGCCTGACGTGCGGGAGCTCTGCTCCAAGTACGCCTCCTACGACGAGTCACTCCAGGCTGAGGGCAGCCGGCCCCGCGGCCCGCCCGTCTACCGCAGCCGCTCGGTGCCCGAGAGCATAGTGGAGCCGCCTCTGCCGGGCAGGGCGGGCCGCTGCAGCAGCCTGAGCTCCCAGAGGGCCCGCGCAGGCCTGGAGGCCGCCcagctgcagcctcctggggCGCTGCCCCCAGGCGGGCCGGCCGCAGAGGGGGCCCTGTACGTGACCGCAGACCTCACCCTGGACAACAACCGGCGGGTGATTGTCATGGAGAAggggcccctgccccagccccctgtGGGGCTGGAGGACGGCGGTGGGCACGGACCAAGCCTGCCAGCggccagggtggggcagggccaggatttCCAGGAGTCTGCAGAGTATCGGCCAAAGGAAGAGGGTCCCAGGGACCCAGCGGACCCCAGCCAGCAGGGGAGAGTGAGAAACCTGCGGGAGAAATTCCAGGCCTTGAACTCCGTAGGTTGA